In Heliomicrobium undosum, one genomic interval encodes:
- a CDS encoding L-lactate permease produces the protein MSKYGRTVVLALSLSLILLPIAVIVLLMTWRRMAADLSGMVGWLLTLLIACLFFSTSWEAGLRASLAGVVSSFPVSLMVLTSILQITFMERTGALKRIVVFVKTLAPQDKAVQIMLLNVGAGTLLVSIGATPVSILPPILVALGYSTFVAVALPAIGFDALCTYALLGAPLVVFADLTGTSLVQSAQVFSKFLPVISTLIGFGMLWIVGRWELVRKGFLPCLIAGFTNGGTAVAISYIPFFASGVVLTGVIAGFCTILSMLLYLKVTGRPIIDRSSLTEADRAVEGQMSLPVALSPWLILCAILMLTNFFPPLFKLLFADWAMPVSIIPGQVIKTRMLWNAYTWVLVSTVLSMIWLKPARETVSETVSKWLQRAPRPTLAAAVFFAIAFVMNNSGMQNVAGAWKIADPATNMISILAKASASSFGGLYPFISGYLGLFGGFVSGSEASTIAMFTKYHLLTSKLLNVDPLIVIAGTAIGGGLASVISPAKLQNAAATIDALGIESEVIKTAFVLSALLTFVTAIMAQVLAFA, from the coding sequence ATGTCGAAGTATGGGAGGACGGTAGTTTTGGCTCTTTCTCTTTCTTTGATCCTGCTTCCGATCGCGGTCATCGTCCTGTTGATGACCTGGCGGCGAATGGCGGCCGATCTCAGTGGCATGGTAGGATGGTTGCTCACCCTGTTGATTGCCTGCCTCTTCTTCTCCACCAGTTGGGAGGCGGGATTGCGCGCCAGTCTCGCCGGCGTCGTCTCCTCGTTTCCCGTTTCGCTGATGGTGCTCACCTCGATCCTCCAGATCACCTTTATGGAACGGACGGGCGCTTTAAAGCGCATCGTCGTCTTCGTCAAGACCCTGGCCCCGCAGGACAAGGCCGTGCAGATCATGCTCCTCAACGTGGGCGCCGGCACACTCCTTGTCTCCATCGGCGCCACACCCGTGTCGATCCTGCCGCCGATCTTGGTGGCTCTCGGCTATTCGACCTTTGTCGCCGTGGCCCTGCCGGCCATTGGCTTTGACGCCCTCTGCACCTATGCGCTGCTCGGCGCGCCCCTCGTCGTCTTCGCTGACCTGACCGGCACGTCCCTCGTCCAGTCGGCCCAGGTCTTTTCCAAGTTTCTGCCCGTCATTTCTACACTGATCGGCTTCGGCATGCTCTGGATCGTGGGGCGCTGGGAACTGGTGCGAAAGGGCTTCCTCCCCTGCCTGATCGCCGGGTTCACCAACGGCGGAACAGCTGTCGCCATCAGCTACATACCTTTTTTTGCTTCCGGCGTCGTGCTGACCGGCGTGATCGCCGGCTTCTGCACCATCTTGTCCATGCTCCTCTACCTCAAAGTGACGGGGCGGCCGATCATCGACCGTTCCAGCCTGACCGAGGCGGACCGGGCCGTGGAAGGGCAGATGTCATTGCCTGTGGCGCTCTCGCCCTGGTTGATCCTCTGCGCCATTTTGATGCTGACCAACTTCTTCCCGCCCCTGTTTAAACTGCTCTTCGCCGACTGGGCCATGCCGGTCTCGATTATCCCCGGACAGGTGATCAAGACGCGCATGCTCTGGAACGCCTACACCTGGGTGCTTGTCAGCACGGTCTTGTCCATGATCTGGCTCAAACCGGCTCGGGAGACCGTGTCGGAGACGGTGTCCAAGTGGCTCCAACGGGCTCCGCGGCCCACCCTGGCCGCCGCCGTCTTCTTCGCCATCGCCTTTGTGATGAACAATTCGGGCATGCAGAATGTAGCGGGCGCCTGGAAGATCGCCGACCCGGCCACCAACATGATCTCCATCCTCGCGAAAGCCTCAGCGTCATCCTTTGGCGGCCTATATCCCTTCATCAGCGGCTACCTGGGACTCTTTGGCGGCTTTGTCAGCGGCAGCGAGGCCTCCACCATCGCCATGTTCACCAAGTACCACCTGCTCACGTCCAAACTGCTCAATGTGGATCCCCTGATCGTCATCGCCGGGACGGCCATCGGTGGCGGTCTGGCCAGCGTCATCTCACCGGCGAAACTGCAAAATGCCGCCGCCACCATCGACGCCCTCGGCATCGAGAGCGAAGTGATCAAGACGGCCTTCGTGCTCTCGGCGCTGCTGACGTTCGTCACGGCGATTATGGCGCAGGTACTGGCTTTTGCTTGA
- a CDS encoding endonuclease MutS2, translating to MKSLQMLEFDKIKERIKEFALSDLAKGMIDELTPAGERKTVERWLQETTEAREILHRLSGVPLHALTDMHKILDKPEKGYVLTPQELAALHGFLRDGNKLKKVMQELRHTAPMVSAYALSIHELTDVMERIEQCIVHEQVDDQASAELAKVRRRITAAEGRLKARLESILKSSETRKYLQEALVTVRNGRHVIPVRSEYRNCVRGMVLDSSASGSTVFIEPEGIRPIQEEIALLRAQEEQEVFRILAELTALVAACRQELSVNVEVMAQYDFAFAKARYSRSIDGAPVELNTEGVIRITGARHPLIGRAAVPLDFSIGEDYRALVITGPNTGGKTVALKTVGLMTAMVQSGLHVPVDRGSVFSLFRNILVDIGDGQSIEQSLSTFSSHICNIIDIVAETGPESLVILDELGAGTDPSEGMGLAIALLEEIYRKGATIVATTHYSEIKEFAATQPGFKNGCMAFDINTLRPLYRLTIGRPGESNALRIALRLGLDRRIVERAHEVTYKEKQAYPERWEMSERESSREMKPFGSREKVIGEMNDALHKESVTTEKPARSASVTAGRQEPNEDAKQAPGKAKPSFQVGDAVTISTLDGVGIVCEPANHRGEVCVMYKKKKIMINHKRLTLRIEAAQLYPENYDMDIVFESKEDRKKRHLMSRKYVEGVVIVKPGDNSKR from the coding sequence ATGAAATCCCTGCAGATGCTCGAATTTGACAAGATCAAAGAACGAATCAAAGAATTCGCCTTGTCCGACCTGGCCAAAGGGATGATCGACGAACTGACCCCGGCAGGGGAGCGCAAGACGGTGGAGCGGTGGCTTCAGGAGACGACTGAGGCGCGGGAAATCCTGCATCGCCTTTCCGGCGTGCCGCTCCATGCGCTGACGGATATGCACAAAATCCTCGACAAACCGGAAAAAGGCTATGTGCTCACCCCGCAGGAACTGGCGGCGTTGCACGGGTTCTTGCGCGACGGGAACAAGTTGAAAAAGGTCATGCAGGAGTTGCGCCATACGGCGCCGATGGTCAGCGCCTACGCCCTATCCATCCACGAACTGACCGATGTGATGGAACGGATCGAACAGTGCATCGTCCACGAACAGGTGGACGACCAGGCCAGCGCCGAACTGGCGAAAGTCCGGCGGCGGATCACCGCGGCGGAAGGGCGATTGAAGGCGCGCCTGGAGAGCATCCTCAAGTCGTCAGAGACGCGCAAGTACCTGCAGGAGGCGCTTGTGACGGTGCGCAACGGCCGCCACGTCATCCCCGTGCGCAGCGAGTACCGAAACTGTGTCCGCGGGATGGTCCTTGACAGTTCCGCCAGCGGATCGACCGTCTTTATCGAGCCCGAGGGCATCCGGCCCATCCAAGAGGAGATCGCATTGTTGCGGGCGCAGGAGGAGCAGGAGGTCTTCCGGATCCTGGCGGAACTGACCGCCCTCGTCGCCGCCTGCCGGCAAGAGTTGTCCGTCAACGTAGAGGTAATGGCCCAGTACGACTTCGCCTTCGCCAAGGCCCGCTACAGCCGGTCTATCGACGGCGCCCCGGTCGAGTTGAATACAGAGGGGGTCATCCGGATCACCGGCGCCCGGCACCCCCTGATCGGGCGCGCCGCCGTCCCCCTCGATTTTTCCATCGGCGAGGACTACCGGGCGCTCGTTATCACCGGACCGAACACAGGCGGCAAGACGGTAGCCTTGAAGACGGTGGGCCTGATGACGGCGATGGTCCAGTCGGGCCTGCATGTGCCGGTCGATCGGGGCAGCGTCTTTTCTCTCTTTCGCAACATCCTCGTCGATATCGGCGACGGCCAGAGCATCGAACAGTCGCTGAGCACCTTTTCCTCTCACATCTGCAACATCATCGACATCGTGGCCGAGACTGGCCCGGAGAGCCTGGTCATTCTTGACGAACTGGGCGCAGGGACCGATCCTTCCGAGGGGATGGGCCTGGCCATCGCCCTCTTGGAGGAGATCTACCGCAAGGGGGCGACCATCGTCGCCACGACCCATTACAGCGAGATCAAGGAATTCGCCGCCACGCAACCTGGGTTCAAAAACGGCTGCATGGCCTTCGACATCAACACCCTGCGACCGCTCTACCGGCTGACCATCGGACGCCCCGGTGAGAGCAACGCCCTGCGGATCGCCTTGCGCTTGGGCCTGGACCGGCGGATCGTCGAGCGCGCCCATGAGGTGACCTACAAGGAGAAGCAGGCCTATCCGGAGAGGTGGGAGATGAGCGAGCGAGAGAGCAGTAGGGAGATGAAACCTTTCGGGAGCCGCGAAAAAGTTATTGGTGAGATGAATGACGCTTTGCATAAGGAAAGTGTCACAACAGAAAAACCGGCGAGATCGGCATCCGTGACAGCGGGTAGGCAAGAGCCGAATGAGGACGCGAAACAGGCCCCCGGAAAAGCCAAGCCGTCCTTCCAAGTTGGCGATGCGGTCACCATTTCCACCTTGGACGGCGTCGGCATCGTCTGCGAACCGGCCAACCACCGGGGCGAGGTGTGCGTCATGTACAAGAAGAAAAAGATCATGATCAATCACAAGCGGCTCACCCTCCGCATCGAGGCGGCCCAACTCTATCCGGAGAACTACGACATGGACATCGTCTTCGAGAGCAAGGAGGACCGGAAAAAACGGCACCTGATGAGCCGCAAGTATGTGGAAGGCGTGGTCATTGTCAAACCGGGCGATAACAGTAAGAGATGA
- a CDS encoding ketopantoate reductase family protein has translation MRIAIVGLGGVGGYFGGKIAATAAASPEDEVFFMVRGRHREAIAARGLTVKSREGEVTARPALATEDAAEIGPVDFVLFCVKTYDLESAAAKMTPLIGDQTIILPLLNGVDHAERLRAALPRGRVLNGCCYIFSMIESPGVISGGAGRIVYGVDGQPGLPEILPEELEAIAGMFRRSGIAAKHAGNADVAVWSKYLLICSLGGITSYYQAPVGAITGDPQRLAQLRAMMEEVEAVARAQGVPLPEAIVEETMKSVFSFGPDSTTSMQRDFENGNRTELESFSGYIVRTGARLGVPTPAHGEVYAKLIGQSG, from the coding sequence ATGCGCATTGCAATCGTCGGGTTGGGCGGTGTCGGCGGGTACTTTGGCGGAAAAATCGCCGCTACCGCTGCAGCGTCACCGGAAGATGAAGTGTTTTTCATGGTTCGCGGCCGGCATCGGGAAGCCATCGCAGCGCGCGGATTGACCGTCAAAAGCCGGGAGGGCGAGGTTACGGCCAGACCGGCTCTAGCGACAGAGGACGCCGCTGAGATCGGCCCAGTCGATTTTGTGCTCTTCTGTGTGAAGACCTACGATCTCGAATCGGCAGCGGCCAAAATGACACCACTCATCGGGGATCAGACGATCATCCTGCCCCTGTTAAACGGCGTCGACCATGCTGAGCGTTTGCGGGCCGCCCTGCCCCGCGGCCGGGTGCTCAACGGGTGTTGCTACATCTTCTCGATGATCGAATCGCCTGGCGTCATCTCCGGTGGCGCCGGACGCATTGTCTACGGCGTCGACGGCCAGCCGGGCTTACCGGAAATCCTTCCTGAGGAACTCGAAGCGATCGCGGGCATGTTCCGCCGGTCCGGCATTGCGGCCAAGCATGCCGGCAATGCCGACGTGGCCGTTTGGAGCAAGTATCTGCTCATCTGTTCCCTCGGCGGCATCACATCCTACTACCAGGCACCTGTCGGCGCCATCACCGGCGACCCCCAGCGACTGGCCCAGTTGCGCGCCATGATGGAAGAGGTCGAGGCCGTGGCGCGCGCCCAAGGCGTTCCGTTGCCGGAAGCAATCGTCGAGGAGACCATGAAGTCGGTCTTTTCCTTTGGCCCTGACAGCACCACGTCGATGCAACGGGATTTTGAGAACGGAAACCGAACGGAACTGGAGTCCTTTTCGGGGTATATCGTCCGGACAGGCGCGAGACTTGGCGTTCCGACGCCGGCCCACGGCGAGGTATACGCTAAGCTTATCGGACAAAGCGGCTGA
- the sfsA gene encoding DNA/RNA nuclease SfsA has protein sequence MSGLFFGEVKTAAFLRRPNRFIVECNLDGETVRAYLPNPGRLWELFFPGVNLYLSAAAEGRRTAYTVVAVERDGLPVMLHTHKTNEVIHQLLTEGRIPGLEDAAVIRPEVKVGRHRFDFLLERQGKPFYLEVKSCTLFEGAMAMFPDAVTDRGRRHLEELAALSRQEGVACGVLIAVQWPRARWFLPDYHTDYAFAQTFLAVRNALWLQALSLSWRDDLSLGHAVAPVAIPWGFLEKELQDGGCYLLVLAVTAETRLTVGSLGERLFRPGYYVYTGSARKNLTQRIDRHCRKRKNFHWHIDYLRHAAASCTALAVRTTEDLEHELAQALHPIAQGETPHFGCSDCACSSHLFYFAENPLRHRPFIDMLQRFRMGRVEERLLSPAEA, from the coding sequence TTGTCCGGCCTTTTTTTCGGTGAAGTGAAAACAGCCGCCTTTCTCCGCCGGCCCAACCGTTTTATCGTAGAATGCAATCTGGATGGAGAAACCGTCCGGGCCTACCTGCCCAACCCGGGGCGACTCTGGGAATTGTTTTTTCCCGGTGTGAACCTCTACCTGTCCGCCGCCGCCGAAGGCCGGCGAACCGCCTATACCGTCGTCGCTGTCGAGCGCGATGGACTGCCGGTGATGCTACACACCCACAAGACGAACGAGGTGATTCACCAGCTGCTTACCGAAGGGCGCATACCGGGCCTGGAGGATGCCGCTGTCATCCGGCCGGAGGTGAAGGTCGGCCGTCACCGCTTCGATTTTCTCCTGGAACGCCAGGGCAAGCCCTTCTATCTGGAGGTGAAATCGTGCACCCTCTTTGAGGGCGCCATGGCCATGTTCCCGGACGCCGTCACCGACCGGGGGCGGCGGCACCTGGAAGAACTGGCCGCCCTCTCGCGCCAGGAGGGCGTGGCCTGCGGCGTGCTTATCGCCGTGCAATGGCCCCGGGCGCGCTGGTTTCTGCCCGATTATCACACCGACTATGCCTTCGCCCAAACCTTCCTGGCAGTCCGAAATGCTTTGTGGCTCCAGGCCCTTTCCCTGTCCTGGCGCGATGACCTGAGCCTGGGCCATGCCGTCGCCCCGGTGGCCATCCCCTGGGGTTTTCTCGAAAAAGAACTCCAGGACGGGGGCTGTTACCTCCTCGTCCTGGCAGTGACCGCAGAGACGCGGCTGACCGTAGGCAGCCTGGGAGAGCGGTTGTTCCGTCCCGGCTATTATGTATATACGGGCAGCGCCCGGAAAAACCTGACCCAGCGCATCGATCGCCACTGCCGCAAGCGCAAGAACTTCCACTGGCACATCGACTACCTGCGCCATGCGGCGGCAAGTTGCACCGCCCTGGCCGTGCGGACGACGGAAGACCTGGAACATGAACTGGCCCAGGCGCTCCATCCCATCGCCCAGGGGGAGACGCCCCATTTCGGCTGCTCTGATTGCGCCTGTTCCAGCCACCTGTTTTATTTTGCTGAAAACCCGCTGCGTCACCGGCCCTTCATCGACATGCTGCAGCGTTTCCGGATGGGACGCGTCGAAGAGCGGCTGCTCTCCCCCGCCGAGGCGTGA
- a CDS encoding methyl-accepting chemotaxis protein, whose amino-acid sequence MDYRETTGAAILNQLIHSAPFFKTIIPFDCMMGIADTEQFIYYSPGKSIDIRIRAGEAVKPGDGMYEVLRSGTPQTTLIPKEAFGTPFKAVTAPIRNEQGQIIGALGLGLNMSAQMELQDIAQSLAASSEEMTATSQEVAATAGNLASHLSELKTSSEAVLQRLKKTDDILKFITGIANKTNLLGLNASIESARAGEHGRGFSVVAGEIRKMSMDSEQSVKEIKNILTNIAEEIQKMGQKISRSDELSSVQAQATHQISEAMEQLALTAEKIQGLAKDM is encoded by the coding sequence ATGGATTACCGGGAAACGACCGGCGCCGCGATCCTCAATCAATTGATTCACAGCGCCCCCTTCTTTAAAACAATCATTCCCTTTGACTGCATGATGGGGATAGCAGACACAGAGCAGTTTATCTATTACTCGCCTGGCAAGAGCATCGATATCCGGATCCGCGCCGGCGAGGCCGTAAAACCGGGAGACGGCATGTACGAGGTGTTGCGCTCAGGGACGCCTCAAACGACGCTCATCCCTAAGGAAGCCTTTGGCACGCCCTTTAAAGCAGTGACAGCCCCCATCCGGAACGAACAGGGGCAAATCATCGGGGCGCTGGGGCTGGGGCTGAATATGTCGGCTCAAATGGAACTCCAGGACATCGCCCAGTCTTTGGCCGCATCCTCGGAAGAGATGACGGCCACCAGTCAGGAGGTGGCCGCCACCGCCGGCAACTTGGCTTCGCACCTTTCTGAATTGAAAACCTCCAGCGAAGCGGTTCTGCAACGCCTGAAAAAGACGGACGATATCCTCAAGTTCATTACCGGCATCGCCAACAAGACAAACCTGCTCGGGTTAAACGCCTCCATCGAGTCGGCCCGGGCGGGGGAACATGGCCGCGGCTTTTCCGTCGTAGCCGGAGAGATCCGCAAGATGTCCATGGACAGCGAACAATCGGTGAAGGAGATCAAAAACATTCTCACCAACATCGCTGAAGAGATCCAGAAGATGGGCCAGAAAATCTCCCGGTCGGACGAACTCAGTTCTGTCCAGGCCCAGGCCACCCACCAGATCTCCGAAGCGATGGAACAATTGGCCCTGACGGCGGAAAAAATCCAGGGTCTCGCGAAAGACATGTAG
- a CDS encoding nitroreductase family protein has protein sequence MLYGLVARNRSFRRFHESHAVSRDTLTELIELARLSASGANRQPLKYILSCDREKNERIFPTLAWAGYLKEWPGPIAGERPSAYIIILGDREISQNYFVDHGIASQSILLGAVEKGLGGCIIASIKRQELAEALQIPERYEILLVIALGKPKETVVIEQIGADGDVKYWRDEDGTHHVPKRPLRELILE, from the coding sequence ATGCTCTACGGACTCGTCGCACGCAACCGCAGCTTCCGACGCTTTCATGAGAGCCATGCCGTCAGCCGGGATACGCTGACGGAACTGATCGAATTGGCCCGTTTATCCGCTTCCGGGGCAAACCGGCAACCGCTCAAGTACATCCTCTCCTGTGACCGGGAGAAGAACGAACGGATCTTTCCGACCCTGGCTTGGGCAGGCTACCTGAAGGAGTGGCCGGGACCTATCGCCGGCGAAAGACCCTCCGCCTATATCATCATCCTTGGCGATCGGGAGATCAGCCAAAACTACTTTGTAGATCACGGCATCGCCAGCCAGAGCATCCTGCTCGGCGCTGTGGAAAAAGGCCTGGGCGGATGCATCATCGCCTCTATCAAGCGCCAGGAACTTGCAGAGGCCTTGCAGATTCCCGAACGTTACGAGATCCTTCTCGTCATCGCCCTCGGCAAGCCGAAGGAGACGGTGGTCATCGAGCAGATCGGGGCGGACGGCGATGTGAAATACTGGCGTGATGAGGACGGCACCCACCATGTGCCGAAGCGTCCGCTGAGAGAACTCATCTTGGAATAA
- a CDS encoding PilZ domain-containing protein, with translation MPVVASEKRAHPRVDVNWKGELFEPDGSSFLAPVEIHNISKGGILLLCDLELSVHGRYMVQLPVAKATIEIAWKHKNRYGAMFVELTPETEEAILTKVNELLVESALSGSFDFPSGGFF, from the coding sequence ATGCCTGTGGTCGCTTCAGAAAAACGAGCCCACCCTCGGGTAGACGTGAATTGGAAAGGAGAACTGTTTGAACCCGATGGCTCCAGTTTCCTCGCTCCAGTGGAGATTCACAACATCAGCAAAGGGGGGATCCTCCTCCTCTGCGACCTTGAGTTATCTGTCCACGGCCGCTACATGGTTCAACTCCCCGTCGCCAAGGCCACGATTGAGATCGCCTGGAAGCACAAGAACCGCTACGGCGCCATGTTTGTCGAACTGACGCCGGAAACCGAAGAGGCGATTCTGACCAAGGTCAATGAACTCCTCGTCGAGTCGGCCCTATCGGGCTCCTTCGATTTCCCCAGCGGTGGTTTTTTCTAA
- a CDS encoding alpha/beta fold hydrolase encodes MLQANGRSYQHRILRTVGWAFIILLLLAGTGFASHETAESVTTSRLALGEHTAVINGVELRYHVSGDGPLCIVHPGGPGFDWTYAKMPEVEKHYRLVYLEPVGTGASGRLEKPEDYTFERYVEDLEGLRRHLGLEKMFLLGHSHGGMVAQRYALRHGDRLQGLILYGTTPVTDDAFRKAVTLNTLWFFDRPWYWEALAGLRDAASVRTDEEATRNFRRYVGLYFADYDAHREEIDRFAEGILCSLAPNQGFYRQMPLFDTRERLREIQAPVLILAGRKDFVCPVQYAEEMASRIHGSRLVLFEQSGHLAHLEEPAAFAHAMASFKAVAGK; translated from the coding sequence TTGCTTCAGGCGAACGGCCGATCATATCAACACAGGATTCTCAGAACGGTCGGATGGGCTTTTATCATCCTTCTGCTGCTGGCCGGAACCGGGTTTGCCTCTCATGAGACAGCGGAAAGCGTGACCACCAGCCGGCTGGCGCTTGGAGAGCATACGGCAGTGATCAATGGGGTGGAACTGCGCTACCATGTGTCCGGCGACGGTCCCCTCTGCATCGTTCATCCCGGTGGGCCGGGCTTTGACTGGACCTACGCCAAAATGCCGGAAGTAGAAAAGCACTACCGCCTGGTCTATCTGGAACCGGTCGGCACAGGCGCTTCAGGCCGGCTGGAGAAACCGGAAGACTACACCTTTGAGCGCTATGTGGAAGACCTGGAAGGGTTGCGGCGTCATCTCGGCCTGGAAAAGATGTTCCTGTTGGGCCATTCCCACGGCGGCATGGTGGCCCAGCGATACGCCCTTCGCCACGGCGATCGGCTGCAAGGGCTGATTCTTTATGGAACCACCCCTGTCACTGACGATGCCTTTCGGAAAGCGGTCACCCTCAACACCCTCTGGTTTTTCGATCGCCCCTGGTATTGGGAGGCCTTGGCCGGGTTGCGCGACGCCGCTTCCGTACGCACCGACGAGGAGGCGACGCGGAACTTTCGGCGCTACGTGGGACTCTACTTCGCCGACTATGACGCCCATAGAGAAGAAATCGACCGGTTCGCTGAAGGGATCCTCTGTTCTCTCGCCCCAAACCAGGGTTTCTACCGGCAGATGCCCCTGTTCGACACACGGGAGCGCCTTAGGGAGATTCAAGCGCCTGTACTGATTTTAGCAGGACGGAAAGACTTCGTCTGTCCCGTCCAGTACGCCGAAGAGATGGCGAGCCGCATCCATGGTTCCCGGTTGGTCCTTTTTGAACAAAGCGGTCATCTGGCCCATCTGGAAGAGCCGGCGGCCTTCGCCCATGCGATGGCGAGCTTCAAAGCGGTCGCGGGGAAGTAA